From Pedobacter indicus, a single genomic window includes:
- a CDS encoding efflux RND transporter periplasmic adaptor subunit yields MNSNIIKTGIIALGAALITSCGNSQQGGGQQAAPPPMPVTTYTVEKAAVTVPDNYPGVVVPLQEVELRGEVGGYITGIFVKDGQKVSKGQRLYEIDRTNYQAAFNSAKANLEVAKANLARTEKDAERYTNLAKKEAIAQQRVDYALTDLANAKSQVAAAQASLTSAEANYRKSVIVSPLNGTIGISQVKLGALVTPGSTLLNTVSTNDPIAVDIAVNQRDLSRFMEMQKNPSTTVSDSIFSIEQNGNRYSMNGKIEAIDRAVDPSTGTITVRISFPNPNGTLVAGMTCNVTVLNKSPEPQLVIPHKAVSEQLGKYSVYVVGDSSKVNQQIVEVGSEVGGMIVIKGGLQEGDVIVSDGIMKLRPGAVVQPAKATDSTTTTTPNN; encoded by the coding sequence ATGAACTCGAATATCATAAAAACAGGAATTATAGCTTTAGGTGCCGCATTGATCACATCATGTGGAAATTCACAACAAGGTGGTGGACAACAAGCAGCGCCACCTCCGATGCCTGTAACAACTTACACTGTAGAGAAAGCAGCAGTAACCGTTCCGGACAACTACCCGGGCGTGGTTGTTCCTTTACAAGAGGTTGAACTGCGCGGTGAGGTTGGTGGATATATTACTGGAATCTTTGTAAAAGATGGTCAAAAGGTAAGCAAAGGACAACGGCTGTATGAAATAGACCGAACGAACTACCAAGCTGCATTCAATTCAGCAAAAGCTAATTTAGAAGTTGCAAAAGCCAATTTAGCGAGAACAGAAAAAGATGCTGAACGCTATACAAACCTCGCCAAAAAAGAAGCGATTGCACAGCAACGTGTCGACTATGCTTTAACAGATTTGGCGAATGCCAAATCACAGGTCGCGGCAGCACAGGCAAGTCTGACTTCAGCCGAAGCTAATTATCGGAAATCTGTTATTGTTTCGCCTTTAAACGGAACTATCGGTATTTCACAGGTCAAATTAGGCGCATTGGTAACACCGGGATCTACACTATTGAATACCGTTTCAACGAATGATCCGATTGCTGTCGATATTGCCGTAAACCAACGTGATTTATCTCGTTTCATGGAAATGCAGAAAAATCCGTCGACTACGGTAAGTGACTCAATTTTTAGTATTGAGCAAAATGGCAACCGATACTCGATGAACGGAAAAATTGAAGCAATTGACCGAGCTGTAGATCCAAGCACGGGTACCATTACCGTTCGAATCAGTTTCCCTAATCCGAACGGAACGTTGGTTGCTGGTATGACCTGTAATGTCACTGTTCTTAACAAAAGCCCAGAGCCGCAGCTGGTGATTCCTCATAAAGCGGTATCTGAGCAACTTGGAAAATATTCAGTATATGTAGTTGGAGACAGTAGCAAAGTAAATCAACAAATAGTAGAAGTTGGTTCTGAAGTTGGAGGAATGATCGTCATCAAAGGAGGATTACAAGAAGGTGATGTAATCGTTTCTGATGGAATCATGAAGCTCCGCCCCGGTGCAGTCGTTCAGCCTGCGAAAGCAACTGACAGCACCACAACCACAACACCCAACAATTAA
- a CDS encoding TolC family protein has product MKILKPGLVLLVIIFLITPTGLKAQSVERSTLQRATLPQLVEYALQNQPKIKQALLDEEIGERDINSALSGWLPQINANANFNHNLKQAVSPLTMGGETTYITMGTKNSSGITVQADQQLLNAGLIQATKSAKYFPEQHELNTENQSINTIVEVSKAYYDILTSQEQLQIIIENIARLEKQFQDAKAQFDVGLVDKTDYQRAQISLSNSKADKKRTEELLIYKYAFLKSVIGYNPDADLTLSFDGQEMERNVLLDTTEVLNYQNRVEYRQLLTSKQLQEINTNYNKLQFMPSLSGFINYGWAYNHDEFSELYSRSFPSSVVGLRLSIPIFSGTKRIQEIKKSQLLEERIDLDIENTKNQINSQYELAMASYKANLNDWRVAAENVELSEDVYNTIKLQYDEGIKTYLDLMTSETDLRTAQLNYLNTLYSLLSAKLDVQQALGTVSLNQ; this is encoded by the coding sequence ATGAAAATTTTAAAACCTGGTTTAGTCTTGTTAGTTATAATCTTTCTGATTACACCCACAGGACTAAAAGCACAATCTGTCGAAAGAAGTACCCTACAACGTGCTACCCTGCCGCAACTTGTAGAATACGCGCTGCAGAACCAACCCAAAATAAAACAGGCGTTGCTTGATGAGGAGATCGGTGAACGGGATATCAACTCAGCTCTGTCTGGTTGGTTACCTCAAATTAACGCTAATGCCAACTTCAACCATAACCTGAAACAGGCGGTTAGCCCCCTAACCATGGGTGGTGAAACCACCTATATTACCATGGGAACAAAGAATTCGTCTGGCATAACAGTGCAAGCTGATCAACAACTCTTAAATGCGGGTTTGATACAGGCAACAAAGTCAGCCAAATATTTTCCGGAACAGCATGAATTAAATACGGAAAACCAAAGCATCAATACCATCGTTGAAGTTAGTAAAGCTTACTATGACATTCTGACAAGTCAAGAACAACTACAAATTATTATTGAAAATATCGCGCGGTTGGAAAAACAATTTCAAGATGCAAAAGCTCAATTCGACGTGGGTTTGGTGGACAAAACAGATTATCAGCGAGCACAGATAAGCCTCAGTAATTCCAAAGCCGACAAAAAACGCACTGAGGAGCTACTAATCTACAAATACGCGTTTCTAAAATCAGTTATCGGATATAACCCCGATGCGGACCTGACACTTTCTTTTGATGGCCAGGAAATGGAACGCAATGTATTACTGGACACCACAGAAGTACTAAACTACCAAAACCGGGTAGAATATAGACAACTATTGACAAGCAAGCAGCTTCAGGAAATAAACACAAACTACAATAAGTTACAATTTATGCCAAGTCTATCGGGCTTCATTAACTATGGCTGGGCTTATAATCATGATGAGTTCAGCGAATTGTATAGTCGATCTTTCCCTAGTTCCGTTGTAGGTCTACGCTTAAGTATCCCAATTTTCTCTGGAACAAAACGCATTCAGGAGATAAAAAAATCACAGCTCTTGGAAGAACGTATTGACTTGGATATCGAAAACACAAAAAACCAGATTAATAGCCAATATGAACTAGCGATGGCATCCTATAAAGCGAACTTAAATGATTGGAGAGTCGCCGCTGAAAATGTAGAATTATCGGAAGACGTTTATAATACGATTAAACTACAATACGATGAAGGCATTAAAACATATCTCGACCTGATGACTTCAGAGACGGATCTGCGCACAGCACAATTAAATTACTTAAACACATTATACAGTCTGCTTTCTGCTAAACTTGACGTACAACAAGCATTAGGCACAGTTTCACTAAACCAATAA
- a CDS encoding helix-turn-helix domain-containing protein — protein sequence MEGEKQKVDQVRQLADLSHDRYKFIHTVMDGFVVIQNHEIKANDEWLKQRIESRRSERMSIFIVTGGEARINLNMQDYNIKENTLVLMSPNTIMSMSSIKKSCTLSGVSFTIDFMSEIGMPEDATAIFSFFSSRFSPIWNIEKEDTKLINQLIQRLVEHTAKYAIHPFGKEILIHNFFIFLYELAAMSQQYSKMIRMNFTRQERLIIAFGNLAREQFREVRTVKKYADQLNVSAKYLSEIVKEYSGKNASEIINDLVILEAKFLLSRSQLSIGEIADNLNFSDQSFFGKYFKRHTGMSPKAYRESEF from the coding sequence ATGGAAGGGGAAAAGCAAAAAGTCGATCAGGTCCGACAACTTGCCGATCTGAGTCACGATCGATATAAATTTATACATACCGTAATGGATGGTTTTGTCGTTATTCAAAACCATGAAATCAAAGCAAACGATGAATGGTTGAAACAACGGATAGAGAGTCGTCGCTCAGAGCGAATGTCTATTTTTATTGTAACAGGTGGTGAGGCTCGGATCAATCTGAATATGCAAGATTATAATATAAAGGAGAACACCCTCGTACTGATGTCGCCAAATACGATTATGAGTATGTCGTCTATCAAGAAATCATGCACGTTGTCTGGTGTGAGCTTTACAATTGATTTTATGTCCGAAATCGGTATGCCTGAAGATGCAACAGCTATATTTTCTTTTTTTTCCAGCCGTTTTTCCCCTATTTGGAATATTGAGAAAGAAGATACAAAATTAATCAACCAATTGATACAGCGCCTGGTTGAACACACTGCGAAGTATGCGATACACCCTTTTGGCAAAGAGATATTGATTCATAATTTTTTTATCTTTCTTTATGAACTAGCTGCTATGTCGCAGCAGTACTCCAAGATGATCCGGATGAACTTTACTCGCCAGGAAAGGCTGATCATCGCATTTGGTAATTTAGCTCGTGAGCAGTTTAGGGAAGTCCGCACTGTAAAGAAATATGCAGATCAGTTGAACGTATCTGCTAAGTATCTCAGTGAGATCGTAAAAGAATATTCTGGGAAAAATGCTAGTGAAATTATAAATGATCTTGTTATATTGGAGGCAAAATTTTTATTGAGCCGATCGCAGTTAAGTATTGGCGAAATTGCTGATAATCTAAATTTTAGTGATCAGTCTTTTTTTGGGAAATATTTTAAAAGGCACACGGGGATGTCTCCAAAAGCTTACCGTGAGTCTGAATTTTAA
- a CDS encoding carboxypeptidase-like regulatory domain-containing protein: MKYLKFLTFLIVSFCLFNHTASAQLDKIPVGKKLGEPQKVEEEKPVVLTDSIAVKALVEKNNEFITNIPSEKVYLHFDKPYYAVGDTIWFKAYVTSVQHIPSPLSKIVYVDVISEKDSLMESIKLPAINSTAHGSIPLNNLTYKQGNYRIRAYTKWMLNFNESYFFHKTLPVGNSINKDVITHVNFNSDRSDKSVKIKATLEFRDEQNMPLVNKRVNWEALIDFDRAGRGRGTTNAQGVLAVEFNSSSDVDLSRGKLVTNIELDNRTVETTFPLEKAAPKKDVQFFPEGGDLVDGIPTVVAFKAIQTDGLGVSASGEIVDSKGTSIAQVESQHVGMGKFSMTPKLGETYFAKLNFPDGSSATYNLPKVEAEGVGLSVNGKDPENLKISIKINPAFLAKHQNKGFYVVGRNGGIVYYAAQSGIRNTEFTSTIPKMNFPTGIVQLSVLASTGQTLAERLVFVHRPDTLNMQLTSDKQSYGPREAVKMKLDIGNTAQDSSLGNFSVSVIDETKVPVNEDKETTIWSSILLSSEVQGYIEKPNYYFHDVNEKKLDDLDLLLMTQGYRKYKYSDIVLDKMPNITMFPEQSLAVSGTIRRADGLPLANGRLLLQIPEKSFYKDGTTDDQGRFEFTNLAFEDSLQVVVNARNNLNSENLMIMVDGEPFPSIVQNINEADELLNIDSALQTYLKNNRMMNSTGFLLREVAIEGRQARKPSHRDHAALTGLSMQPDYTIQGSNLGGCNNLLNCVSGMMGLTYVDNMLYLSTVYNSGGRVPVEIYVNGMPVDVTYLYGVEPTMVESIEIFKDDGLTGINQRSNTMGVVVVNMKEVKTEKLTAQQIKELFPPSNMLTFNPKGFAEERQFYVPKYSGPRTSMQSQDLRTTIHWNPMLLTDQNGQAEFEYFTADDKGTYRVVVEGLDENGSLGRRVYRFQVE, from the coding sequence ATGAAATACCTTAAGTTTTTAACATTTTTAATCGTCTCATTTTGTTTGTTTAATCATACTGCCTCTGCTCAGTTGGACAAAATCCCCGTTGGTAAAAAACTAGGGGAACCTCAAAAGGTAGAAGAAGAGAAGCCGGTTGTTTTAACAGACAGTATTGCAGTAAAAGCACTTGTTGAAAAAAACAACGAATTTATCACGAATATTCCCTCAGAAAAAGTCTACCTGCATTTCGATAAACCCTATTATGCCGTGGGGGATACCATTTGGTTTAAAGCATACGTTACGTCGGTTCAGCATATTCCATCACCTTTAAGTAAAATCGTGTATGTTGATGTTATTAGTGAAAAGGATTCATTGATGGAAAGTATCAAACTGCCGGCAATAAATAGTACGGCGCATGGAAGTATACCGTTAAATAATCTCACCTACAAGCAGGGTAACTACCGTATCCGGGCTTATACAAAATGGATGTTGAACTTCAATGAATCCTATTTCTTTCACAAAACATTGCCTGTGGGTAATTCGATTAATAAGGATGTCATTACCCATGTGAATTTCAATAGCGACAGAAGCGATAAATCGGTTAAGATCAAAGCGACACTCGAGTTCCGGGATGAGCAGAATATGCCCTTGGTCAACAAGCGGGTGAATTGGGAAGCACTGATCGACTTTGATCGGGCGGGGCGGGGAAGAGGAACTACCAATGCCCAAGGCGTATTAGCTGTTGAATTTAATAGCTCATCGGATGTCGACCTAAGTAGAGGTAAATTGGTTACAAATATCGAATTAGATAACCGAACCGTCGAAACGACATTCCCTCTCGAAAAAGCTGCACCGAAAAAAGATGTCCAGTTTTTTCCGGAAGGAGGGGATCTGGTAGATGGGATTCCGACAGTTGTCGCTTTCAAGGCTATACAAACAGACGGTTTAGGTGTTTCTGCAAGTGGAGAAATTGTTGATTCAAAAGGCACCAGTATCGCGCAGGTTGAATCGCAACATGTTGGGATGGGTAAATTTAGCATGACTCCAAAGCTCGGAGAAACTTACTTCGCTAAACTTAATTTCCCCGATGGTAGCAGTGCTACGTATAATTTACCGAAGGTTGAGGCTGAAGGAGTTGGCCTGAGCGTTAATGGTAAAGATCCCGAAAATCTAAAAATATCGATTAAGATAAACCCTGCTTTTCTTGCAAAGCATCAGAACAAGGGCTTTTATGTTGTCGGTCGAAATGGAGGTATAGTTTATTACGCGGCCCAAAGTGGTATACGCAATACAGAATTCACTTCGACCATCCCCAAGATGAATTTCCCGACGGGAATTGTACAATTAAGTGTACTGGCATCTACTGGACAAACACTCGCCGAAAGGTTGGTCTTTGTGCATCGCCCCGATACACTTAACATGCAATTGACTTCAGATAAACAGTCTTATGGTCCGCGTGAGGCTGTTAAAATGAAGCTTGATATCGGAAACACAGCACAGGATTCCAGCTTGGGTAATTTTTCAGTTTCTGTTATCGATGAAACTAAAGTGCCAGTTAATGAGGATAAAGAGACCACAATCTGGAGCAGTATTTTATTGAGTTCGGAAGTTCAAGGCTATATTGAAAAGCCAAACTATTATTTTCATGATGTTAATGAGAAGAAACTGGATGATTTGGATTTGCTGCTCATGACTCAAGGCTACCGTAAGTATAAGTACAGCGATATTGTGTTAGATAAGATGCCCAATATTACCATGTTTCCAGAGCAAAGCCTGGCTGTTTCAGGGACGATCCGCCGTGCTGATGGTTTGCCTCTTGCCAATGGCCGTCTTCTTCTGCAAATTCCGGAAAAATCTTTCTATAAAGATGGTACAACAGATGATCAGGGACGGTTTGAGTTTACTAATCTTGCGTTCGAAGATTCGCTACAAGTTGTTGTCAATGCACGAAACAATTTAAACTCCGAGAATCTGATGATCATGGTCGATGGGGAGCCTTTCCCTTCCATTGTTCAGAATATAAATGAAGCCGATGAATTGTTAAATATCGATAGCGCTTTGCAAACCTATTTGAAAAATAACCGGATGATGAATAGTACGGGCTTCTTATTGCGTGAAGTTGCGATCGAGGGGAGACAAGCCAGAAAACCCAGTCACCGAGACCACGCGGCCCTGACTGGTCTTAGTATGCAGCCGGATTATACGATTCAGGGTTCAAACCTAGGAGGTTGTAATAACTTGCTGAACTGTGTTTCAGGAATGATGGGTTTGACTTACGTAGATAATATGTTGTATTTATCAACCGTATATAATAGTGGCGGAAGGGTGCCGGTTGAAATTTATGTCAATGGAATGCCGGTAGATGTAACGTACTTATACGGTGTAGAGCCAACCATGGTTGAATCCATCGAAATTTTTAAAGATGATGGATTAACGGGTATTAATCAGCGTTCTAATACGATGGGGGTAGTGGTTGTTAATATGAAGGAAGTCAAAACAGAAAAATTGACAGCTCAACAGATCAAAGAACTGTTTCCACCGTCCAATATGTTAACATTTAATCCGAAAGGGTTCGCTGAGGAACGACAGTTTTATGTTCCCAAATACAGTGGTCCGCGTACATCCATGCAGTCCCAAGACCTTCGCACAACCATCCATTGGAACCCCATGTTGTTGACAGATCAGAACGGGCAGGCAGAGTTTGAATATTTCACGGCAGATGATAAAGGAACCTATCGAGTGGTGGTAGAGGGGCTGGATGAAAACGGTTCACTGGGTCGGAGAGTGTACCGCTTCCAGGTAGAGTAA
- a CDS encoding FMN-binding glutamate synthase family protein has translation MRRSFVVLSAISILAVSIAAYWWPSVLWTFVIILPLVALGIIDMVQPKRAMRRNYPVAGRLRYVMESLRPKIYQYFIESDTNGRPFNRLDRSVIYQRAKKEIDTVAFGTQLNVYDNNYEWLSHSLTALDNSTIKELPRVLIGGDECRQPYSASLFNISAMSYGSLSKNAILALNEGARIGRFAHNTGEGGVSDYHLQGGGDLIWQIGTGYFGCRYPDGNFNPELFSEKAAIPNVKMIEVKLSQGAKPGHGGLLPAAKVNEEIARIRSVEVGKDVASPPSHKAFSNPIELMKFIKQLRILSEGKPVGFKMCIGQKHEFIAICKAMLETNIYPDFITIDGGEGGTGAAPLEFSNSVGMPLRDALAFVYDSLTGFNLKKHIKIIAAGKVTTGFDIVKNIALGADLCYSARGMMMALGCIQALECNKNTCPVGIATQDPRLTKGLVVGVKKIRVANYHYETVKSACDLMGAAGISDPETLHRAHINRRVSPKEVQSYLDTYPYMASGSLLKMPYPPAYKTLMEITSAQSFAPRFDQINISEFAWAAKPTGHDLSLQNPSLN, from the coding sequence ATGAGAAGAAGTTTTGTTGTTTTGTCCGCCATCTCAATTTTGGCTGTCTCGATCGCTGCTTATTGGTGGCCCTCGGTACTTTGGACTTTTGTCATTATTTTACCTTTGGTAGCATTAGGGATCATTGACATGGTTCAACCTAAAAGAGCGATGCGCAGAAACTATCCTGTTGCAGGGAGGCTTCGCTATGTTATGGAAAGTCTGCGACCAAAGATTTATCAATATTTTATTGAAAGTGACACGAATGGGCGACCCTTTAATCGCTTGGATCGAAGCGTGATCTATCAGCGTGCAAAAAAAGAAATTGATACCGTAGCGTTTGGAACGCAACTTAATGTGTATGATAATAACTATGAATGGCTTAGCCACAGTCTGACGGCACTTGACAATTCAACGATCAAGGAGCTGCCGAGAGTCTTAATCGGCGGGGACGAATGTAGACAACCTTACTCAGCAAGTCTTTTTAATATATCTGCTATGAGCTATGGTTCGTTAAGTAAGAATGCGATCTTGGCTCTCAACGAAGGAGCGCGGATAGGGCGCTTTGCTCATAACACCGGCGAGGGGGGCGTAAGTGACTATCACCTTCAGGGTGGTGGTGATTTGATCTGGCAGATCGGAACGGGTTATTTTGGTTGTCGCTATCCGGATGGTAACTTCAATCCAGAATTGTTTTCAGAAAAAGCAGCAATACCAAACGTGAAGATGATTGAGGTGAAGCTATCGCAAGGAGCAAAACCCGGTCATGGTGGTTTACTCCCCGCCGCAAAAGTAAATGAAGAGATCGCGCGGATTCGTTCGGTAGAAGTGGGTAAGGATGTGGCATCGCCACCTAGTCATAAGGCTTTTTCTAATCCGATTGAGCTCATGAAGTTCATTAAGCAGTTGCGAATCCTTTCGGAAGGAAAACCGGTAGGGTTTAAAATGTGTATTGGTCAAAAACATGAATTTATCGCCATCTGTAAAGCGATGTTAGAGACGAATATCTATCCTGACTTTATTACAATCGATGGTGGTGAAGGTGGAACGGGGGCTGCTCCTTTAGAGTTTTCTAACTCCGTGGGGATGCCTTTGCGCGATGCGCTTGCTTTCGTCTATGACTCATTGACTGGGTTCAACCTTAAGAAACACATTAAAATAATTGCGGCCGGAAAGGTTACAACTGGCTTTGATATCGTAAAAAATATTGCTTTGGGTGCTGATCTGTGTTACAGTGCGCGAGGTATGATGATGGCATTAGGCTGTATTCAGGCTTTGGAATGCAATAAAAATACTTGTCCAGTAGGCATTGCAACCCAAGATCCTAGACTGACAAAAGGTTTGGTGGTTGGCGTTAAAAAGATCCGAGTGGCAAATTACCACTATGAAACTGTGAAGAGTGCGTGTGATCTGATGGGTGCTGCGGGAATCTCTGATCCTGAGACTTTGCACCGTGCCCATATTAACCGACGGGTTTCGCCAAAAGAAGTACAAAGTTATCTGGATACCTATCCTTATATGGCTTCTGGAAGCTTACTAAAAATGCCTTATCCGCCAGCCTATAAAACACTGATGGAAATTACTTCGGCTCAAAGCTTCGCTCCCAGATTTGACCAAATCAATATTTCTGAGTTCGCATGGGCTGCAAAACCGACAGGGCATGACCTGTCTCTTCAAAATCCCTCTTTAAATTAG
- a CDS encoding tagaturonate reductase: MTRLNRSLLEGNEQDRPEKVLQFGTGVLLRALPDYFINKANSKGVFNGNIVVVKSTSRGNANEFADQDNLYTIHIKGIEDGKEVQTTELVSAVSRVLTASDEWSEIQKVALSEDLQVIISNTTEVGIELKEDDDLQAHPPVSYPGKLVSLLWSRFQHYKDNPKGKGLVILPTELISENGKVLKGIVTQLAEINKLGSAFIQWLDEENYFCNTLVDRIVPGKLSAEAQKQADEQAGYVDDLAIMAEPFRLWAIETDSPKVKEILSFAEVDKGVVITPDITKFKELKLRLLNGSHTFSCALAILSGFTTVKEAMQDADFLKYMNTLLNEEIVPSIVGSVIQEDEAKDFAKSVVDRFSNPFLNHQWQSISLNYTSKMELRNVPLIEAYTKRKGAVPQCMALGFAAYLLLLKKQTNTQDAHAPRISQLWEENSTEQLVDLVLAEEELGLTRLQSVPGFADAVKQFINDLENEDPKAVIKQLNQSHR, encoded by the coding sequence ATGACAAGACTCAACCGTTCCTTATTAGAAGGAAACGAACAAGATAGACCAGAAAAAGTATTACAATTCGGAACTGGTGTGTTACTCCGAGCATTACCAGATTACTTTATTAATAAGGCCAATTCAAAGGGTGTTTTTAATGGTAATATCGTTGTTGTTAAATCAACCAGCCGGGGTAACGCCAACGAGTTTGCTGATCAAGATAACTTATATACTATTCATATCAAAGGAATAGAGGACGGTAAAGAAGTCCAAACTACAGAACTGGTTTCTGCGGTTAGTCGCGTGCTTACAGCCAGCGATGAATGGTCTGAAATACAGAAAGTCGCTTTATCTGAAGACCTGCAAGTCATTATTTCAAATACCACAGAGGTAGGTATTGAATTAAAAGAAGATGACGATTTACAGGCTCACCCTCCGGTATCGTACCCGGGAAAGCTAGTGTCACTTTTATGGAGCCGATTTCAGCACTATAAAGACAATCCGAAAGGGAAGGGGTTGGTTATACTTCCGACAGAACTGATTAGCGAAAACGGAAAGGTGTTGAAAGGCATCGTTACTCAGTTAGCGGAGATTAATAAACTCGGTTCTGCCTTCATTCAGTGGCTGGATGAAGAAAACTACTTCTGCAATACATTGGTAGATCGCATCGTTCCAGGTAAACTTTCAGCTGAGGCTCAAAAGCAAGCTGATGAGCAGGCCGGGTATGTTGATGATTTGGCGATTATGGCAGAACCTTTTCGGTTATGGGCAATTGAAACGGACAGTCCGAAAGTAAAGGAAATACTGTCTTTTGCAGAAGTTGACAAAGGTGTTGTCATAACACCGGATATCACAAAATTTAAGGAACTTAAACTTAGGTTATTAAATGGTAGCCATACATTCTCTTGCGCCTTGGCCATATTAAGTGGTTTCACTACCGTGAAAGAAGCCATGCAAGATGCTGATTTTCTGAAGTATATGAATACACTCTTAAACGAGGAAATAGTCCCATCAATTGTTGGTTCAGTAATTCAAGAAGATGAAGCTAAAGATTTCGCAAAGAGTGTGGTTGACCGTTTCAGCAATCCTTTTCTTAACCATCAATGGCAGAGCATCAGCTTAAACTATACTTCGAAAATGGAACTGCGTAATGTACCATTGATTGAAGCCTATACGAAAAGAAAAGGTGCAGTACCGCAATGCATGGCCTTAGGCTTTGCAGCTTATCTATTGTTACTGAAAAAACAAACGAATACACAGGACGCTCATGCTCCGCGTATTTCGCAGTTATGGGAAGAAAACTCGACCGAGCAGCTCGTTGATCTTGTATTGGCGGAAGAAGAGTTAGGTTTAACCCGACTCCAATCAGTTCCCGGTTTTGCTGATGCAGTAAAACAGTTCATTAACGATTTAGAAAACGAAGATCCGAAAGCGGTTATCAAGCAATTAAATCAGTCACACCGTTAA
- the uxaC gene encoding glucuronate isomerase: MKTFLDENFLLTTKTSEKLYHEYAAKMPIIDYHCHLPPEQIAENTQFENITQAWLNGDHYKWRALRANGIEESYVTGAQSDREKFRKWAETVPYTLRNPLYHWTHLELQRYFGISELLNAESADRIYDECSEKLQSPEFSVRSLLKKMDVRMVCTTDDPVDSLNHHQKIKDDGFEIPVLPAFRPDAAMNLDNNEKFLEYLQKLETVSDRSITSYADFLDALKTRHDYFAEMGCSVSDHGLGHIHADDYTDDEIRQIFDRALISSQITEEESSKFKSAMLVQFAEWDAEKNWVQQYHLGALRNNNSRKLAELGPDTGWDSMGDFEQGRNLSKFLNKLENNHKLAKTILYNLNPRDNELFATMTGNFNDGSVAGKIQYGSAWWFMDQKDGMIRQINTLSNMGLISRFVGMLTDSRSFLSFPRHEYFRRILCDLFGSEIENGELPNDINLIGSTIENICFNNAKEYFGWNQL, translated from the coding sequence ATGAAAACATTTCTCGACGAAAATTTCCTCTTAACAACCAAGACTTCAGAAAAGCTCTATCATGAGTACGCAGCGAAGATGCCGATCATTGATTATCATTGCCATTTGCCACCGGAACAAATAGCCGAGAATACTCAATTCGAAAACATAACGCAAGCTTGGTTGAACGGGGACCATTATAAATGGCGAGCGTTAAGAGCAAATGGTATAGAAGAGAGTTACGTCACCGGAGCGCAATCCGATCGTGAAAAATTTAGAAAATGGGCCGAGACTGTTCCCTATACCTTGCGAAATCCTTTGTATCATTGGACACATCTCGAGTTGCAACGATATTTTGGAATATCGGAGCTTCTCAATGCTGAAAGCGCAGACCGAATTTATGATGAATGTTCAGAGAAATTGCAGTCTCCAGAGTTTAGCGTTCGGTCTTTATTAAAGAAAATGGATGTCCGCATGGTTTGCACAACTGATGATCCGGTCGATTCGCTGAACCATCATCAAAAGATCAAGGATGATGGGTTTGAGATACCTGTCTTGCCAGCTTTTCGGCCAGATGCAGCGATGAACCTGGATAACAATGAGAAATTTTTAGAGTACCTGCAAAAGTTAGAAACTGTTTCTGATCGATCCATTACGAGTTATGCCGACTTTCTAGATGCATTGAAAACCAGACATGATTATTTTGCAGAAATGGGCTGTTCTGTTTCGGATCATGGACTAGGGCACATTCATGCCGATGATTATACTGATGATGAAATTAGGCAAATATTTGACCGGGCGCTCATTAGCAGTCAAATAACCGAAGAGGAGAGCAGCAAGTTTAAATCAGCGATGTTGGTTCAGTTTGCAGAGTGGGATGCAGAGAAAAACTGGGTGCAACAATATCATTTAGGGGCGCTGCGTAATAATAATAGCAGGAAATTAGCTGAGCTTGGACCCGATACTGGATGGGATTCCATGGGTGATTTTGAGCAAGGCAGAAACCTGTCAAAATTCCTCAATAAGCTCGAAAATAACCACAAGTTAGCGAAGACCATTCTCTATAACCTTAATCCGCGCGATAATGAACTGTTCGCTACCATGACCGGAAACTTTAACGACGGCTCGGTTGCTGGTAAAATACAGTACGGCTCGGCCTGGTGGTTTATGGATCAGAAAGACGGCATGATCCGTCAAATCAATACACTGTCCAATATGGGGCTTATTAGCCGGTTTGTTGGAATGCTGACCGACTCAAGAAGCTTTTTATCTTTCCCCAGACATGAATATTTCCGCCGGATTCTTTGTGATTTATTTGGAAGTGAGATAGAGAATGGTGAACTCCCGAATGACATCAACTTGATCGGGTCAACGATTGAAAATATATGTTTTAACAATGCAAAAGAATATTTTGGATGGAACCAACTATGA